In Bacteroidales bacterium, a genomic segment contains:
- a CDS encoding SDR family NAD(P)-dependent oxidoreductase: MNTNTVNTQYTIILGAEGELGKAMAREIARKGCNLLLVSTTYIDLQRFAIGLQLKHEIQVNAIKLDLSNQEEIQFYVKRIQDSYEIRALINNITCDWSAGENRCISELTRDDFQTRFRGAVLITRSLLPHMRALASSYIQHIIPFPFRKEQFSEGLQHSVAKMYALTRELEEQLKNTGVLVSMVHPAPIKSLMQQVESFGRIFEEDIQSLAPGLIAAKAVKGMLRGDRLIIPGLRNKVLFYLNRHATSWFRDVEKSYDSGLQPSM; this comes from the coding sequence ATGAATACCAATACAGTGAATACACAGTACACCATCATACTTGGAGCGGAAGGCGAACTGGGCAAAGCCATGGCCCGGGAAATAGCGCGTAAAGGATGCAATCTGTTGCTGGTATCAACCACTTACATTGATTTACAGAGGTTTGCCATTGGTTTACAGCTGAAGCATGAAATTCAGGTGAATGCCATAAAACTTGATCTTTCCAACCAGGAAGAAATTCAGTTTTATGTAAAAAGGATCCAGGATTCATATGAGATCAGGGCTCTGATCAATAACATCACCTGCGACTGGTCCGCCGGAGAAAACCGGTGTATTTCGGAACTGACCCGGGACGATTTCCAGACCCGATTCCGGGGAGCAGTCCTGATCACCAGGAGTCTCCTCCCTCATATGAGAGCTCTAGCCTCTTCCTATATTCAGCATATTATTCCTTTCCCCTTCAGGAAAGAGCAATTCAGCGAAGGCCTCCAGCATTCCGTGGCCAAAATGTATGCCTTGACCAGGGAGCTGGAGGAGCAGCTTAAAAACACCGGGGTACTGGTAAGCATGGTACATCCTGCTCCCATCAAAAGCCTGATGCAACAGGTGGAGAGTTTTGGCCGGATTTTCGAGGAGGATATTCAAAGCCTGGCCCCCGGCCTGATTGCAGCAAAAGCTGTCAAAGGCATGTTGCGCGGCGATCGGCTGATTATACCCGGACTGCGTAACAAGGTCCTGTTCTATCTGAACCGGCACGCCACCTCCTGGTTCAGGGACGTAGAGAAGTCCTATGACTCGGGGCTGCAGCCTTCCATGTAA
- a CDS encoding glycoside hydrolase family 32 protein — protein sequence MNKREILITFLVALPIFISTSAAQAGHVSGTVQFPYTEQYRPQFHFSPDSMWMNDPNGMVYYEGEYHLFYQHNPNSNVWGPMHWGHAISTDLIHWEHQPMALYPDSLGTIFSGSAVIDWSNSSGLGSKENPPMVAIFTHHNHALEKAGSELFQYQSIAYSLDKGRSWIKYQGNPVLQNPGIRDFRDPKVIWYANGNRWIMALAAQNRIMFYSSPDLIHWTPESEFGENTGAHGGVWECPDLFPMDVNGEEKWVLLVSINPGGPNGGSATQYFVGEFDGKHFHNENPGPDPRWIDYGKDNYAGVSWSDIPEADGRRIFLGWMSNWQYANLVPTVRWRSAMTLPRELRLKRGPDGYRLSSVPVVETKELRVEHTSLEPGPVTERMQVGSVPEWAAPLYEIDLVFEFDPGVEEGTEFGIILENSQNDQLIAACHTGSQEIFISRDHSGQTGFSEHFPGKHAAPYRLPESGEIRIHAFIDLSSIELFVDDGALAMTELCFPESGFEKIQLFSAKGSVRLKKGEIYRLKSIW from the coding sequence ATGAATAAGCGGGAAATCCTGATCACCTTCCTGGTCGCACTGCCAATCTTCATTTCTACCTCTGCAGCACAGGCTGGGCATGTTTCCGGAACCGTACAGTTTCCGTACACCGAGCAGTACCGGCCACAATTCCATTTTAGTCCCGATTCCATGTGGATGAATGATCCCAATGGAATGGTATACTATGAAGGAGAATACCACCTCTTCTATCAGCACAATCCAAACAGCAACGTTTGGGGCCCCATGCACTGGGGTCATGCAATCAGCACCGACCTGATACACTGGGAACACCAGCCTATGGCCCTCTATCCCGACAGCCTGGGCACCATCTTTTCGGGTAGTGCAGTCATTGATTGGAGCAATAGCTCCGGACTGGGAAGTAAGGAAAATCCACCCATGGTTGCCATATTTACTCACCATAATCATGCCCTGGAAAAAGCCGGAAGCGAACTGTTCCAGTACCAGAGCATTGCATACAGCCTGGACAAAGGCAGAAGCTGGATCAAATACCAGGGAAATCCAGTGCTGCAAAACCCGGGGATCAGGGATTTCAGGGATCCAAAAGTGATCTGGTACGCGAATGGTAATCGTTGGATCATGGCACTGGCAGCCCAAAACCGGATCATGTTCTATTCCTCTCCCGACCTGATCCACTGGACCCCGGAAAGTGAATTTGGAGAGAATACTGGTGCCCATGGCGGTGTCTGGGAGTGCCCCGATCTCTTCCCAATGGATGTCAACGGGGAAGAAAAATGGGTCCTTCTGGTAAGCATTAATCCGGGCGGTCCCAATGGCGGATCGGCCACGCAGTATTTTGTCGGGGAATTTGACGGGAAACACTTTCACAACGAAAATCCCGGACCCGATCCACGCTGGATCGATTATGGAAAGGATAATTATGCCGGGGTGAGCTGGTCGGATATTCCTGAAGCAGATGGACGAAGAATCTTTTTAGGCTGGATGAGTAACTGGCAGTATGCCAACCTGGTCCCCACCGTTCGATGGAGAAGCGCCATGACGCTGCCCAGGGAACTCCGTCTTAAAAGGGGGCCGGACGGCTACAGGCTGAGTTCTGTTCCCGTGGTGGAAACAAAAGAGTTACGTGTGGAACATACGAGCCTGGAACCGGGACCGGTGACGGAAAGAATGCAGGTGGGATCTGTGCCTGAATGGGCAGCTCCCCTTTATGAGATTGACCTGGTATTTGAATTTGATCCGGGTGTGGAAGAGGGAACTGAATTTGGAATTATCCTGGAAAACAGTCAGAACGACCAGTTAATCGCAGCCTGCCATACCGGGAGCCAGGAGATCTTTATCTCCAGGGACCATTCAGGTCAGACCGGTTTTTCAGAACATTTCCCCGGAAAACATGCAGCTCCCTACCGCCTGCCGGAATCAGGAGAAATCAGGATCCATGCCTTTATTGACCTTTCTTCCATCGAGTTGTTCGTGGATGACGGGGCCCTGGCAATGACTGAATTATGCTTTCCCGAATCCGGTTTTGAAAAGATTCAGCTCTTTTCCGCCAAGGGATCTGTACGTTTAAAAAAAGGGGAGATTTACCGCCTGAAAAGTATCTGGTAA
- a CDS encoding Gfo/Idh/MocA family oxidoreductase, protein MARKTIRWGMIGTGNVTELKSAPSFNKVENSQLVAVGNRSFEKAKDYAARHGIPEVHEDPFEVIYNPEVDIVYIATPPGSHMEYALETIKAGKPVYIEKPMARTARECRVINEAAEKGGVPVFVAYYRRELEYFKKVKSIIDEGTLGRILHVNLQQFYPARPEDYDRDNLPWRVIPEDSGGGYFHDLGCHALDILFHIFGDPLEVSGKISNVGGMYEPEDSLSASLRLPDDLLLTGSWNFVTPPAFQRDLVEVCGEKGLLSFGIFSFKPITLNTGDHKETIATIQPEHIQMPLIRTIVSEMNGQGRCPSTGRSAEITSEVMDIIRGVYT, encoded by the coding sequence ATGGCTAGAAAAACAATCCGCTGGGGCATGATCGGTACCGGAAATGTGACCGAGCTTAAGAGTGCCCCGTCTTTTAACAAGGTGGAGAATTCACAACTGGTGGCCGTAGGGAACCGGTCTTTCGAAAAAGCGAAAGACTATGCAGCCAGGCATGGGATCCCCGAAGTACACGAAGATCCCTTTGAAGTGATATACAATCCGGAGGTGGACATCGTATATATTGCCACTCCACCCGGATCGCACATGGAGTATGCCCTGGAGACCATAAAAGCAGGGAAACCTGTCTATATCGAAAAGCCTATGGCCCGAACGGCCCGGGAGTGCAGGGTCATCAACGAAGCTGCCGAAAAAGGGGGGGTTCCTGTTTTTGTGGCCTATTACCGCAGGGAACTCGAGTACTTTAAAAAGGTGAAATCGATCATCGACGAAGGAACCCTGGGCCGGATCCTGCATGTCAACCTGCAGCAATTCTATCCGGCCCGGCCGGAAGATTACGATCGCGACAATCTGCCCTGGAGGGTCATTCCTGAAGATTCCGGGGGTGGATATTTCCACGATCTGGGTTGTCATGCCCTGGATATTCTGTTCCATATCTTTGGCGATCCTTTGGAGGTAAGCGGGAAAATCAGCAATGTGGGCGGCATGTACGAACCGGAAGATTCCCTTTCTGCTTCCCTCAGGCTTCCTGATGATTTGCTGCTGACCGGAAGCTGGAATTTTGTAACACCCCCGGCATTCCAAAGGGACCTGGTGGAGGTCTGCGGAGAAAAAGGCTTACTTAGTTTCGGTATTTTCAGCTTTAAGCCCATCACCCTGAATACTGGTGACCACAAGGAAACCATAGCCACCATTCAGCCCGAGCACATCCAGATGCCGCTGATCCGGACCATTGTTTCTGAAATGAACGGACAGGGTCGCTGCCCATCCACCGGCCGGAGCGCAGAAATCACCAGCGAGGTGATGGATATTATCCGGGGAGTTTATACATAA
- a CDS encoding sugar phosphate isomerase/epimerase, whose protein sequence is MKNKKIKSRLYLLAAAGLMLVTSFPAQGQEALSSNYGGVQIGAITYSFRSIREVDEVLQACVDAGLSSVELMGTGIEAYLGAPELTVSRRKLRSGDLSDEEKAAVEKYQNDIKTWRYSDETMKKYVALRKKFNDAGVNIHIYKWTAGMSEEELNYSFKVAKTLGAIGITTEIGEENCTKVGAAAERAGMVAIFHNHFQYAEADFDVDKLLALNPANRLNFDIGHYFGSTGKDPVEFIEKYHAQIASIHLKDKTARDHEVKGNENMPWGEGQTPIKEVLLLIQDKGWPIYCDIELEYKIPEGSDPVKEVAICREYCKEILE, encoded by the coding sequence ATGAAAAATAAAAAGATCAAATCGAGATTATACCTGCTGGCAGCCGCCGGACTCATGTTAGTGACCTCCTTCCCCGCCCAGGGGCAGGAGGCCCTGAGCTCCAACTACGGAGGAGTCCAGATTGGTGCCATAACCTATAGCTTCAGGAGTATCCGCGAAGTGGATGAGGTCCTGCAGGCCTGTGTGGATGCCGGACTCAGCTCGGTGGAGCTGATGGGAACCGGCATTGAGGCCTACCTGGGAGCTCCCGAACTGACGGTTTCAAGAAGAAAACTAAGATCCGGCGATCTGAGTGATGAGGAGAAAGCAGCAGTTGAAAAATACCAGAACGATATCAAGACCTGGCGCTACTCGGATGAAACCATGAAGAAGTATGTGGCCTTGCGCAAAAAGTTCAACGATGCGGGGGTGAATATCCATATTTATAAATGGACCGCAGGAATGAGCGAAGAGGAGCTAAACTACTCTTTCAAGGTTGCCAAAACACTGGGAGCCATAGGGATCACCACAGAGATCGGTGAGGAGAACTGCACCAAAGTGGGTGCGGCAGCAGAGAGGGCTGGAATGGTGGCGATTTTCCACAATCACTTCCAGTATGCGGAGGCGGACTTTGATGTGGACAAGCTTCTGGCCCTGAACCCGGCCAATCGCCTGAATTTTGACATCGGCCACTATTTTGGTTCTACGGGAAAGGATCCGGTGGAATTCATTGAAAAGTACCACGCTCAAATTGCCAGCATCCATTTAAAGGATAAAACCGCCAGGGACCATGAGGTGAAAGGCAATGAAAACATGCCCTGGGGCGAAGGCCAGACTCCCATCAAAGAGGTGCTTCTCCTGATCCAGGATAAAGGCTGGCCCATTTACTGTGATATTGAACTGGAATATAAGATCCCCGAGGGCTCGGACCCCGTCAAAGAGGTCGCTATCTGCCGGGAGTATTGCAAGGAGATACTTGAGTAG
- a CDS encoding Gfo/Idh/MocA family oxidoreductase — protein sequence MKQKKTNSNTGNSLSRRAFIGKTAAATAAFTIVPRHVLGGPGYTAPSDMVNVAGIGLGNQGGSDIRNIATPDVPIGRGQGLPGIRWYRYPGITPPRPERRMAANQMGDAESPKSFKHANIYALCDVDHEYAGHIIAGYPKAKVYDDFRKMIDKEKELDAVVIGTPDHTHAVIAAYAMNAGLNVFVEKPMAKTIHEVRFLSELAKKTGVVTQMGNQGHNIEGTMQTVEWIQSGAIGDVREVHMWSNRPVWPQGFLERPAGVEVPGNLNYDVWLGPAPEKPYHPDTTHFAWRGLWDYGTGAMGDMGAHTFDAPIWALELGMPVKIQATTTPFTADYLPQAEQVMYEFAARGNKPPVKVTWSDGGIKPFRPAELEADRQLREALYIGDKGMLMHGTHGAMPELIPGNPDFKAPEPWLNRPKSVYVDFIEAIKEGRKAANDFEIASKLTEIMLITNIAVMSQQVNKTLEYDAENMRITNLEEANQYFHYEYRDGWKL from the coding sequence ATGAAACAAAAAAAGACCAACAGCAACACAGGTAACAGCCTCTCAAGGAGAGCTTTTATCGGAAAAACTGCTGCAGCCACAGCTGCCTTTACCATTGTGCCGCGCCATGTGCTCGGGGGACCCGGTTATACAGCTCCCAGTGATATGGTGAATGTGGCGGGAATCGGACTGGGGAACCAGGGCGGAAGTGATATCCGGAACATTGCCACACCCGACGTGCCCATCGGACGCGGCCAGGGACTGCCTGGAATAAGATGGTACCGCTATCCGGGAATTACTCCTCCCAGGCCCGAACGACGCATGGCAGCCAATCAGATGGGCGATGCCGAAAGCCCGAAAAGCTTTAAGCATGCCAACATTTATGCCCTTTGCGATGTGGACCATGAATATGCGGGTCACATCATCGCCGGCTATCCCAAAGCAAAGGTATACGACGACTTCCGCAAGATGATCGATAAGGAGAAGGAACTGGATGCCGTGGTGATCGGAACACCCGATCATACCCATGCGGTGATCGCTGCCTATGCCATGAATGCCGGATTGAATGTCTTCGTGGAAAAACCCATGGCCAAGACCATACACGAGGTACGCTTCCTTAGTGAGCTGGCAAAAAAAACCGGTGTGGTGACCCAGATGGGAAACCAGGGCCATAATATTGAAGGGACCATGCAAACGGTGGAGTGGATCCAGTCCGGCGCCATTGGCGATGTCAGGGAGGTCCATATGTGGTCCAACCGGCCGGTCTGGCCCCAGGGATTCCTGGAGCGTCCCGCCGGGGTTGAAGTACCCGGTAACCTCAATTACGATGTCTGGCTTGGGCCGGCTCCTGAGAAGCCTTACCATCCCGATACCACCCATTTTGCCTGGCGTGGACTGTGGGACTATGGAACAGGTGCCATGGGAGATATGGGCGCTCATACCTTTGATGCCCCCATCTGGGCCCTGGAGCTGGGCATGCCTGTCAAGATACAGGCAACCACCACTCCATTTACAGCCGATTACCTCCCGCAGGCCGAACAGGTGATGTATGAATTTGCAGCCCGCGGAAACAAACCTCCTGTGAAGGTAACCTGGAGCGATGGGGGCATTAAGCCTTTCCGCCCGGCTGAACTGGAGGCCGACCGGCAATTGCGGGAAGCCCTTTACATCGGCGACAAGGGTATGTTGATGCACGGCACCCATGGAGCCATGCCCGAACTGATTCCCGGAAATCCGGACTTCAAGGCCCCGGAACCCTGGTTAAACCGTCCCAAGAGCGTATATGTGGATTTCATCGAAGCCATCAAGGAGGGAAGGAAAGCAGCCAATGATTTCGAGATCGCTTCCAAACTCACCGAGATCATGTTGATCACCAACATTGCCGTTATGTCTCAGCAGGTAAATAAAACCCTCGAATATGACGCTGAGAACATGAGGATCACAAACCTGGAGGAAGCTAACCAGTACTTCCATTACGAATACCGTGATGGATGGAAATTATAA
- a CDS encoding alpha/beta hydrolase-fold protein, translated as MKNLNNIIQKSTLLAAILLAGTISLSAQEAPWMRNRVVSPELHNDNSVTFRIFSPDAEKITISGNWMDGRGASQALIKNDTGLWTLTVGPLEPEIYTYSFSSHGIRFLDPANTLVMRDGRRHESMILVPGAASGLYAVQNVPHGTLSKVWYDSPTLELKRRMYVYTPPGYESGTEKYPVFYLLHGGGGDEDAWSTLGRACQIMDNLIAQGKAKPMIVVMTNGNPRDAASPGEAPPANIGEPSVGIAGMGSGIFEKSLVQDVIPFIDKHFRTLPGRENRAVSGLSMGGMQTMNLAFDHTEVFDYFGVMSMGLTDPDPSGRSWFQDVDARIKNLETKGYKLYWIGCGTDDFLYGAAKNLVAKMEENQLEFTYRESTGGHTWSNWRIYLSEFAPLLFK; from the coding sequence ATGAAGAATCTGAACAACATTATCCAAAAAAGTACCCTGCTGGCTGCCATCCTGCTTGCCGGCACGATCTCCTTATCTGCCCAGGAAGCACCCTGGATGAGAAACCGGGTGGTTTCGCCCGAGTTACACAACGATAACAGCGTTACTTTCAGGATCTTTTCACCCGATGCCGAAAAAATCACCATCAGCGGAAACTGGATGGACGGCCGGGGAGCCAGTCAAGCCCTGATAAAGAACGATACCGGCCTGTGGACCTTAACAGTGGGTCCGCTGGAACCGGAAATCTACACCTACTCTTTCAGCTCCCACGGAATCCGTTTCCTGGATCCGGCCAATACCCTGGTTATGAGGGATGGACGACGACACGAAAGCATGATCCTGGTACCCGGGGCTGCTTCCGGTCTTTACGCGGTGCAAAATGTGCCCCACGGAACTCTTTCCAAAGTCTGGTATGATTCCCCCACCCTGGAACTGAAGCGCAGAATGTATGTTTATACGCCTCCGGGTTATGAGTCCGGCACGGAGAAGTATCCGGTATTCTACCTCTTGCATGGCGGTGGAGGAGATGAAGACGCCTGGTCGACCCTCGGACGTGCCTGTCAGATTATGGATAACCTGATCGCCCAAGGCAAAGCCAAACCAATGATCGTGGTCATGACCAATGGAAATCCACGTGATGCAGCCTCTCCAGGAGAAGCACCCCCGGCAAACATCGGGGAACCCAGCGTTGGTATTGCCGGTATGGGCTCCGGAATTTTTGAGAAGAGCCTGGTTCAGGACGTGATCCCATTCATCGACAAGCACTTCAGAACCCTTCCCGGCAGGGAAAACAGGGCTGTCAGCGGTCTCTCCATGGGAGGTATGCAGACCATGAACCTGGCCTTCGACCACACAGAGGTATTTGATTATTTCGGAGTAATGAGCATGGGGCTCACCGATCCCGATCCCTCGGGCCGTTCCTGGTTCCAGGATGTGGATGCCCGGATTAAAAACCTGGAGACCAAAGGTTACAAGCTCTACTGGATCGGATGCGGTACCGATGATTTCTTATATGGAGCCGCCAAAAACCTGGTAGCAAAAATGGAAGAGAATCAACTTGAATTTACTTACAGGGAGAGTACCGGGGGCCACACCTGGAGCAATTGGCGAATCTACCTTTCTGAATTCGCCCCCCTGCTGTTTAAATAA
- a CDS encoding DUF5916 domain-containing protein, whose protein sequence is MADWPYTAVKRRAARHILRKMRMAMLLCGLFPVMVNGASPSGKNDSYHIQKTKEEIQIDGVLSEPVWSEVPVADNFWMSYPVDNRAVDKHLQTEVRMTSDEHYLYIAAVCYGPQKYVIKTLKRDKEFWDGDGFGVVIDPVNEQTNGFVFHINPAGVQAEYLVTGQTGRRQEPEPGQTLKGFNLAWDNKWFSEVTTHPDRWIAEIAIPFKTLRFEENKSSWGINFFRRDAATNSTHTWIPVPIEFFETELGYTGTLTWDQSPDKTNSNFAIIPFARGGVTKDYEAGTKAEPIYQAGIDAKVPVTSSLNLDLTINPDFSQVEVDKQVINLTLFDIQLPEQRLFFLENSDLFDDFGIPPMRPFFSRRIGLDKKGNPIPILYGARLSGNLNENLRIGVMNLQTRETGGFLPQNYSVASFQQQVLERSVIKGYIQNRDALRSEDPDYNRNAGLEFQYRSADGRFQSFAGYARSFTSGLEGESYSYISGIGYDNRNISVYSNLSGLGKNYRSDMGYIRGQQYYDAERDTSIYIGMNHWFTRAAYTIYPENSRKIISHEFNGRYSHDFDLDLSLLNSESEVGYTLEFSSTAQLKASYNHTLVDLLYPFTFIGEEPLPAGIYQYNQAEIGIQSDQRRLFSLTGGVAYGTFYNGTRRQYTFGIKYRAQPWGNFSVNFEQNDLEFPEPYGSDKLFLINPRIEINFSRKLFWTTFLQYNTQEDNFNINSRIQWRFQPMSDLYIVYTDNYAVEFWGPKHRALVIKLNYWFNF, encoded by the coding sequence ATGGCTGACTGGCCGTATACGGCGGTGAAACGCCGGGCTGCCAGGCACATCCTCCGGAAGATGCGAATGGCCATGCTCCTGTGTGGCCTGTTTCCGGTAATGGTAAACGGAGCCTCTCCTTCCGGTAAGAACGATAGCTATCATATCCAAAAAACAAAAGAAGAGATCCAAATCGATGGCGTGCTCTCTGAACCGGTCTGGAGTGAAGTGCCCGTCGCCGATAACTTCTGGATGAGCTACCCGGTGGACAACCGTGCCGTGGATAAGCACTTGCAAACAGAAGTAAGAATGACCTCAGACGAACACTATCTTTACATCGCCGCTGTCTGCTACGGTCCGCAAAAATATGTGATCAAAACCCTCAAAAGGGATAAAGAATTCTGGGACGGGGATGGTTTCGGGGTGGTCATCGATCCGGTGAACGAACAGACCAATGGCTTTGTATTTCATATCAACCCGGCCGGTGTCCAGGCCGAATACCTGGTCACGGGACAAACGGGACGAAGACAGGAACCCGAGCCCGGACAAACGCTTAAGGGATTCAACCTGGCCTGGGACAATAAGTGGTTCTCGGAGGTCACCACCCATCCCGACAGGTGGATTGCAGAGATCGCCATTCCCTTTAAGACCCTTCGCTTTGAAGAGAACAAAAGCAGCTGGGGGATCAACTTCTTCCGTCGCGATGCAGCGACCAACAGCACCCATACCTGGATTCCCGTACCCATAGAGTTTTTCGAAACGGAGCTGGGTTATACCGGCACGCTGACCTGGGACCAGAGTCCGGATAAAACAAACTCTAACTTTGCCATTATCCCCTTTGCCAGGGGAGGGGTGACCAAGGATTACGAAGCCGGAACAAAGGCAGAACCCATCTACCAGGCGGGAATCGATGCCAAGGTACCCGTCACCTCCAGCCTCAATCTCGATCTGACCATAAATCCCGATTTCTCGCAGGTGGAGGTGGATAAGCAGGTGATCAACCTCACCCTGTTTGACATCCAGCTCCCGGAGCAACGGCTCTTTTTCCTGGAGAACAGTGATCTTTTTGATGATTTCGGGATCCCTCCCATGCGCCCCTTCTTTTCCAGAAGAATAGGCCTGGATAAGAAGGGAAATCCCATCCCCATCCTGTATGGGGCCAGACTTAGCGGAAACTTAAATGAGAATCTTCGGATCGGGGTAATGAACCTGCAGACCAGGGAGACCGGCGGCTTCCTTCCCCAGAACTATTCGGTGGCCTCCTTTCAGCAACAGGTGCTGGAACGGTCGGTGATCAAGGGCTACATCCAGAACCGGGATGCTCTCCGCTCGGAAGATCCCGATTACAACCGGAACGCCGGACTGGAGTTCCAGTACCGGTCGGCCGATGGCCGCTTCCAGAGCTTTGCCGGCTATGCCAGATCCTTTACCTCGGGACTGGAGGGTGAATCCTACTCCTATATCAGCGGCATTGGCTACGACAACCGGAACATCAGCGTCTATTCCAATTTGTCGGGACTGGGTAAAAACTACCGCTCCGATATGGGCTATATCCGGGGACAGCAGTACTACGATGCGGAGCGGGACACTTCCATTTACATCGGCATGAACCACTGGTTCACCCGGGCAGCCTATACCATCTATCCGGAAAACAGCAGGAAGATCATCTCCCATGAATTCAATGGCCGCTACAGCCATGATTTTGATTTGGACCTTTCCCTGTTGAACAGTGAAAGCGAAGTGGGCTATACCCTGGAATTTTCCTCCACGGCCCAGCTGAAGGCGTCCTATAACCATACCCTGGTGGACCTGCTTTATCCCTTCACCTTTATAGGTGAAGAACCGCTTCCGGCCGGGATTTACCAGTATAACCAGGCCGAAATCGGGATACAGAGCGACCAGCGCAGGCTCTTCAGCCTGACGGGTGGGGTGGCTTATGGAACCTTCTACAACGGAACCAGGAGGCAATACACCTTCGGGATCAAATACAGGGCCCAGCCCTGGGGGAACTTTTCGGTCAATTTCGAACAGAATGACCTCGAATTTCCGGAACCCTACGGCTCGGATAAGCTCTTTTTGATCAATCCCCGGATTGAGATCAATTTCTCCAGGAAACTTTTCTGGACCACCTTCCTGCAGTACAATACCCAGGAGGATAATTTCAATATAAACAGCCGGATACAATGGCGTTTCCAGCCCATGTCGGATCTCTATATCGTCTATACGGATAACTATGCCGTAGAATTCTGGGGGCCCAAACACCGGGCCCTGGTGATCAAGCTCAATTACTGGTTTAACTTTTAA
- a CDS encoding YccF domain-containing protein: MNFLGNLIWLLFGGLATAIGYFLGGVAMMVTIIGIPFGFQLIKIGSLCLWPFGRTFQIERGNIPGCLFGLLNIIWILIAGLWIALAHIVFGFLLSISIIGIPWGMQHFKLAGFALSPFGRRVDIIG; encoded by the coding sequence ATGAATTTTCTTGGTAACCTGATCTGGCTCCTCTTCGGGGGACTGGCCACGGCCATTGGTTATTTTTTGGGAGGGGTGGCCATGATGGTCACCATTATCGGAATTCCCTTCGGATTTCAGTTGATCAAGATTGGTTCCCTGTGCCTCTGGCCATTTGGCCGTACTTTCCAGATCGAACGGGGGAACATACCCGGTTGCCTTTTTGGCCTTCTGAATATCATCTGGATTCTTATAGCCGGGCTATGGATTGCCCTGGCCCATATTGTTTTCGGCTTTCTGCTTAGCATTTCCATTATCGGAATCCCCTGGGGAATGCAGCATTTCAAGCTGGCAGGCTTTGCCCTGTCCCCCTTCGGCCGAAGGGTCGACATCATCGGATAA